The genome window CACCGGGTTGTCGGACAGCGCGCGCGAGACGGTGGATTCGGACACGCCCGCCATACGCGCGATGTCGGCCATCTGCAGGCGCGCGCCGGGCGCGGCGCGGTCGGGTTTGTCGGGCATGCAGTGTAGGCGCTGGCGCAGGGAGCGGAGCCGGCAGTGTATGCCAGCCGCTGCCACGTGAGCGCCAACACCTGAGGCAGTGCTGGCCTAGCCCATGTGCAGGCCACCGTTGACCGCGTAGTCGGCGCCGGTGACGTAGGCCGCTTCGTCGGAGGTCAGCCAGCCGCACAGCGCGGCCACTTCCTCTGGCTTGCCGAGCCGGCGCAGCGGCACCGAAGTGGCCAGGCGGTCGAGCACGTCGGGAGGGAAGCTGCTGATCGCGGCGCTGGCGATGTAGCCGGGCGACACGGTGTTGACGGTGACCCCGCGCGACGCCACTTCCTGCGCCAGCGCGCGGCTGAAGCCCTGCATCGCCGCCTTGGCGGTGGCGTAGTTGATCTGCCCGATATGGCCCTTCTGTGCGCTGACCGCGCCGATGTTGACGATACGGCCCCAGCCGCGCGCGGTCATGCCGTCCACCACCTGCTTGGTGATGTTGAACAGCGAGTTGAGATTGCTGCCGATCACCGTCTGCCAGTCCTCGCGGCTCATCTGCCGGAATAGCGTGTCGCGGCTGCCACCGGCGTTGTTGACCAGCACGTCGATCTCGCCGACCTCGGCCTTGACCTGGGCGAACGCGGCGACGGTGGAGTCCCAGTCGGTGGCGTTGCCTTCGGAGGCGACGAAGTCGAAGCCCAGCTCGCGCTGCTCGCGCAGCCACGCCGACTTGCGCGGCGAATTGGGGCCGCAGCCGGCGACCACGGTATGCCCGTTGCGCGCCAGTTTCTGGCAGATCGCGGTACCGATGCTGCCCATGCCGCTGGTGACGTAGGCGATTCTTAGAGTCATCTGTAACCTCTGTGGTTTGGTTGGAGGCGGGGCCGGGGATCCGGGACCAGGGACCGGGGACCCGAAGAACGGAAGTCGGTAACGCTTCAGATCGCTGCGCTTTTCCGGGTCCCTGGTCCCCGGTCCCGGCATATCAAGCTGCCAACGGAAACAATCCGAACAACAAACTGCCGCCCATCAACAGCAACGACACTAGCACCGCCCACTTCAGGGTGAAGCGCTGGTGGTCGGCGAAATCGACTTTGGCCAAACCGATCAGCAGATACGTCGATGGCACCAGCGGGCTGAGCAGGTGCACCGGTTGCCCGGCCAGCGAGGCGCGGGCCATTTCCACCGGGGTGATGCCGTAGTGGCTGGCCGCCTCGGACAGAATCGGCAGCACGCCGAAATAGAACGCGTCGTTGGACATGAAGAAGGTGAACGGCATGCTGGCGAGCGCGGTGATCACCGCCAGGTGCGGGCCCCACGCGTCGGGGATCACTGCCAGGAAGCTGCGCGACATCGCCTCGACCATACCGGTGTTAGAGAGGATGCCGGTGAACACGCCGGCGGCGAAGATCAGCGATACCACCGACAGCACGTTGCCGGCGTGGTTGACCAGACGCCGGCGCTGTTCGGCCAGGTTCGGATAGTTGATCAGCAGCGCCAGCGCGAAAC of Xanthomonas translucens pv. cerealis contains these proteins:
- the phbB gene encoding acetoacetyl-CoA reductase yields the protein MTLRIAYVTSGMGSIGTAICQKLARNGHTVVAGCGPNSPRKSAWLREQRELGFDFVASEGNATDWDSTVAAFAQVKAEVGEIDVLVNNAGGSRDTLFRQMSREDWQTVIGSNLNSLFNITKQVVDGMTARGWGRIVNIGAVSAQKGHIGQINYATAKAAMQGFSRALAQEVASRGVTVNTVSPGYIASAAISSFPPDVLDRLATSVPLRRLGKPEEVAALCGWLTSDEAAYVTGADYAVNGGLHMG